A single window of Streptomyces xanthii DNA harbors:
- a CDS encoding DinB family protein, with protein sequence MNAELDALKGALDRQRAHVLGILEGLSEDDLRRPVLPSGWSCLALLRHLTLDVERFWFPGVIAGEPDVAGQLAAGAEAHWYVPEGMTSGEVFSGYRTAIARADAVLAAASLDQEPAAWPVDIWPTWRLPDVRHIVIHVLTEVACHSGHLDAARELIDGTTWLGGNPYAG encoded by the coding sequence GTGAACGCCGAACTCGACGCGCTCAAGGGCGCCCTGGACCGCCAACGCGCGCACGTCCTCGGGATCCTCGAAGGGCTCTCAGAGGATGATCTGCGGCGGCCGGTGTTGCCCAGCGGTTGGAGCTGCCTGGCCTTGCTGCGCCACCTCACCCTGGATGTCGAACGCTTCTGGTTCCCCGGAGTGATCGCGGGCGAGCCGGATGTGGCCGGGCAACTCGCGGCAGGGGCGGAGGCGCACTGGTACGTACCCGAGGGGATGACCAGCGGCGAGGTCTTCTCCGGCTATCGGACGGCCATCGCCCGCGCGGACGCTGTGCTCGCCGCTGCCAGCCTCGATCAGGAGCCCGCGGCGTGGCCCGTGGACATCTGGCCAACCTGGCGACTGCCTGACGTGCGGCACATCGTGATCCATGTGCTCACCGAAGTCGCCTGTCATAGTGGCCACTTGGACGCGGCACGCGAACTCATCGACGGCACCACCTGGCTCGGCGGCAACCCCTACGCCGGATAG
- a CDS encoding amidase, with amino-acid sequence MTRGFDVVETCIADLRTALEKGETTAVGLLDAYLSRIEAYDRPGTATALNAMVVMNPHARAEAEASDARRARGETLGPLDGIPYTAKDSYLAKGLTAASGSPAFEHLVAQHDAFAIERLRAGGAVLIGLTNMPPMANGGMQRGVYGRAESPYSPDWLTSAYGSGSSNGSGTATAASFGAFGLGEETWSSGRAPASNNALCAYTPSRGVISVRGNWPLVPTMDVVVPHTRTMADLLELLDVLVVDDPHTRGDLWRAQPWVALPSPSQVRPASYPALAPADAASDALAGKRVGVPRMYINADPAAGTNPDGGIGGQTGQRIDTRPSVITLWEAARRDLEAAGAEVVEVDFPVVSHYESDRPGTPSLLTRGLVSRAYLTFEIEDLSAWAWDDFLRANGDPALSTLADVDGTRIWPKQEGELPDRYEGFDDTIGDYPRFVRERPYASLADMPHLEQGLRGLEETRRVDLELWMDGLRLDAVVFPAVADVGPSDMDVNVASADLGWRNGVWVANGNLVPRHLGIPTVTVPMGTMTDTGMPVGLTFAGRAYDDNALLSLAAAFEKTGNRRMEPPRTPRLSAE; translated from the coding sequence GTCGGGCTGCTCGACGCCTATCTCTCACGGATTGAGGCGTACGACCGGCCCGGTACGGCCACCGCTCTGAACGCGATGGTCGTGATGAACCCGCATGCCCGTGCCGAGGCGGAGGCATCCGATGCCCGCCGCGCCCGGGGCGAGACGCTGGGCCCGCTGGACGGCATCCCATACACCGCCAAGGACAGCTACCTGGCCAAGGGGCTCACGGCCGCGTCCGGCTCTCCGGCGTTCGAGCACCTCGTCGCCCAGCACGATGCCTTTGCCATCGAGCGGCTGCGTGCTGGCGGCGCGGTCCTCATCGGCCTGACCAACATGCCACCGATGGCGAACGGCGGCATGCAGCGCGGTGTGTACGGTCGGGCGGAGAGCCCGTACAGCCCCGACTGGCTCACCAGCGCCTACGGCTCCGGCTCCTCCAACGGCTCCGGTACGGCGACGGCGGCGTCCTTCGGCGCGTTCGGCCTCGGCGAGGAGACCTGGTCCTCGGGCCGCGCCCCCGCCTCGAACAACGCGCTGTGCGCCTACACTCCCAGCCGCGGCGTCATATCGGTCCGCGGCAACTGGCCGCTCGTACCGACGATGGACGTCGTGGTCCCGCACACCCGTACCATGGCCGACCTGCTGGAACTTCTCGACGTCCTCGTCGTCGACGATCCGCACACGCGAGGGGACCTGTGGCGCGCCCAACCGTGGGTGGCGCTGCCCTCGCCGTCGCAGGTGCGCCCCGCCTCCTACCCGGCCCTTGCGCCCGCCGACGCCGCCTCCGACGCACTCGCCGGCAAGCGCGTCGGCGTGCCCCGGATGTACATCAACGCCGACCCCGCCGCCGGAACGAACCCCGACGGAGGCATCGGAGGCCAGACCGGGCAGCGCATCGACACGCGCCCTTCGGTGATCACCCTGTGGGAGGCGGCCCGCCGCGACCTGGAGGCCGCTGGCGCCGAGGTGGTCGAGGTCGACTTCCCCGTGGTGTCCCACTACGAGTCCGACCGCCCCGGAACGCCCTCGCTGCTCACCCGAGGACTGGTCAGCCGCGCGTACCTCACCTTCGAGATCGAGGACCTGTCCGCCTGGGCCTGGGACGACTTCCTCCGCGCCAACGGCGACCCCGCGCTCTCCACCCTGGCCGACGTCGACGGCACCCGCATCTGGCCCAAGCAGGAGGGCGAACTGCCGGACCGGTACGAGGGCTTCGACGACACGATCGGCGACTACCCCCGTTTCGTGCGCGAGCGCCCGTACGCCTCTCTCGCCGACATGCCGCACCTCGAACAGGGGCTGCGGGGGCTGGAGGAGACGCGCCGCGTCGACCTGGAGCTGTGGATGGACGGACTGCGCCTGGACGCGGTGGTCTTCCCTGCGGTGGCCGACGTGGGCCCCTCGGACATGGACGTCAACGTGGCCTCCGCCGACCTCGGCTGGCGCAACGGTGTCTGGGTCGCCAACGGCAACCTGGTCCCTCGCCACCTCGGTATCCCGACCGTGACCGTGCCCATGGGCACCATGACGGACACCGGCATGCCTGTCGGGCTGACATTCGCGGGCCGCGCCTACGACGACAACGCCCTGCTGTCCCTCGCAGCGGCCTTCGAGAAGACCGGCAACCGCCGCATGGAGCCCCCGCGCACGCCGCGCCTGTCGGCGGAGTGA